ACCAACGGGTGGACGGAAGTGCAAATGCCTGTCGGCAGGGGTGCCGTGAATTTCGCAGGGATACTGACGGCTCTAAAGGAGGTCGGCTACAACGGCGCGGTGTCGTGCGAATACATTGACACGGTCGGCGCGTTGGACATCGCCGATAACTTACGGCGCTTGAAGATGCTACTGGAAAGGCTGTTGATAGCGGAGTTGATGGCGGATGCGCAAAATTGAGCGGCGGTTGAATTTCGGCAAAGGAGGAGACGACGGATGGCGCGCAAGATCGCGTTGCAACTCTACTCGGTGCGGGACGATTGCGCGAAGGATTTGGCGGCGACGCTGCAAGCGGTGGCGGAAATGGGCTATCAGGGCGTGGAGTTCGCCGGCTACTACGGGCGCAGCGCCCACGAGTTGCGCAAGATGCTGGACGATTTGGGGCTGCAAGTCGCCGGCACCCACACGGCGCTCACCACACTGCTGGGCGATGAACTGCCCCGCACAGTGGAGTTCAACCAGATTTTGGGCAACCGCTACCTCATTGTGCCTTGGCTGCCCGAGGAGTATCGCAACTCCAAAGACGCGTGGCTGCGGACGGCAGAGTTGTTCAACGAATTGGCAGACAAGGTCAAACCTGCAGGCATGTTCGTCGGCTACCACAACCATGCCGTTGAGTTTCAAGCGACCTTTGACGGTGTGACAGGGTGGGACCTGTTTTTCGGGCACACGCGCCCCGAGGTCGTCATGCAACTGGACACGGGCAACGCCATGCACGGCGGTGTCAGCGCCGACGGCATCTTGGACATTTTCCGGCGCTACCCAGGACGGGCAAAAACGGTGCACCTGAAGGAGTTTTCGTCCACTAACCCCAACGCCCTCATCGGTGAGGGCGAAGTGAAGTGGCGGGAAGTCTTTGAACTGTGCGCCACG
The sequence above is drawn from the bacterium HR17 genome and encodes:
- the iolE_5 gene encoding Inosose dehydratase, which codes for MARKIALQLYSVRDDCAKDLAATLQAVAEMGYQGVEFAGYYGRSAHELRKMLDDLGLQVAGTHTALTTLLGDELPRTVEFNQILGNRYLIVPWLPEEYRNSKDAWLRTAELFNELADKVKPAGMFVGYHNHAVEFQATFDGVTGWDLFFGHTRPEVVMQLDTGNAMHGGVSADGILDIFRRYPGRAKTVHLKEFSSTNPNALIGEGEVKWREVFELCATVGGTEWFIVEQETYAYPPLECVRRCLQNLKAMGLA